A single window of Dermacentor albipictus isolate Rhodes 1998 colony chromosome 1, USDA_Dalb.pri_finalv2, whole genome shotgun sequence DNA harbors:
- the LOC135900422 gene encoding uncharacterized protein, translated as MKHARRTAADDSEIREDLTTTMECVPSLHVEDTADWLEQDVIAGFRVWQLMFLSLAGLIVVMVVMCCFMKCRIPRTKQEIEADFHRKKLTQVFRKHLNKVPVEEVEFKLALDKVKALYEHEQDKRSRGSWDSLAESEGLTLRQRLRKLMRSFKPRPPAAAAVVPSSGDDAGSESNSAADSRADAASQSGGTIPSSEESSHAGGCRTIREEKISVDEEPDDEEQA; from the exons GAGTGCGTCCCCTCTCTGCACGTGGAGGACACGGCAGACTGGCTGGAGCAAGACGTCATCGCCGGCTTCCGAGTATGGCAGCTCATGTTCCTCTCTCTCGCAGGCCTCATCGTCGTCA TGGTGGTGATGTGCTGTTTCATGAAATGCCGTATTCCGAGAACGAAGCAAGAAATAGAGGCGGACTTCCATCGGAAGAAGCTCACCCAAGTCTTTAGGAAGCATCTGAACAAAGTTCCCGTCGAAGAAGTCGAATTTAAACTAG CCTTAGATAAAGTGAAGGCCCTGTACGAGCACGAGCAGGACAAGCGGAGTCGTGGTTCCTGGGACTCCCTGGCCGAGAGCGAGGGCCTCACGCTGCGGCAGAGGCTGCGCAAGCTGATGCGCTCGTTCAAGCCCCGGCCGCccgcagccgctgccgttgtgcCGAGCTCCGGCGACGACGCCGGCTCGGAGAGCAACTCGGCTGCCGACTCGCGCGCCGACGCCGCCAGCCAATCGGGCGGCACCATCCCCAGCAGCGAGGAGAGCAGCCACGCGGGAGGCTGCCGCACCATACGCGAGGAGAAGATCTCCGTCGACGAGGAGCCCGACGATGAGGAGCAGGCGTAG
- the LOC139054252 gene encoding cysteine-rich venom protein-like, producing the protein MLQLRWDEELASVAQAKADQCTPDSGKLMHDKPEDRFTTKIKSTGQNLAFHASSARFGSTDWPGQVKAWFDEYTHYPPQSVDHFSPPRGEPTGHFTQVVWATTRYVGCGYVDYIVEGYSRLPYMQLYVCNYASAGNVLLRPVYNPGDVCSACPEGTACVKDTGLCSSAEARGHSYRQPDPNSPERSKRGGDGHVQGSMSTRKSTAPAIVQPLRHAATVYVIAAVYGVFKVWWASLV; encoded by the coding sequence ATGCTGCAGCTACGCTGGGATGAAGAGTTGGCTTCCGTGGCACAGGCCAAGGCCGACCAATGCACCCCCGACAGCGGAAAACTAATGCACGACAAACCCGAAGATCGTTTCACCACCAAGATCAAGTCCACGGGACAAAACTTAGCCTTCCACGCCAGCAGCGCCCGTTTCGGTTCCACTGACTGGCCCGGTCAGGTCAAGGCGTGGTTCGACGAGTACACCCACTATCCGCCGCAGAGCGTCGATCACTTCTCGCCTCCCAGAGGAGAGCCGACCGGACATTTCACGCAGGTTGTGTGGGCAACGACGCGCTACGTGGGCTGCGGCTACGTGGACTACATCGTCGAAGGCTACTCGAGGTTGCCGTACATGCAACTCTACGTATGCAACTATGCCAGCGCAGGCAACGTTTTGTTGCGGCCAGTGTACAATCCCGGTGATGTGTGCTCCGCCTGCCCAGAAGGCACCGCATGTGTCAAAGACACCGGGCTGTGCTCCTCTGCTGAAGCACGTGGACATTCTTACAGGCAACCGGACCCCAACTCACCGGAAAGGAGTAAACGCGGTGGCGACGGACATGTTCAAGGTTCTATGTCAACTCGAAAAAGCACTGCGCCGGCAATAGTTCAGCCGTTGAGACATGCAGCCACAGTGTACGTGATTGCTGCGGTATACGGTGTGTTCAAGGTCTGGTGGGCGTCTCTCGTGTAG